A genome region from Nicotiana tabacum cultivar K326 chromosome 13, ASM71507v2, whole genome shotgun sequence includes the following:
- the LOC142168017 gene encoding uncharacterized protein LOC142168017: protein MAVEDSSSGLNAGIGLDTSSAPAADRVIPTVDQHHPLFLQPCDTQGSSLISIKLTGPENYALWSSSMQISLLGKSKLGFVDGRYPKSKFDPSLHDLWEKCNAIVLSWIMNYIASLSQGISYVSSYFSKLKELWAEFDALMPCPRCGCEESKKYAEHFESHRLLQFLMGLNESYAQSSNQIMIMSPTPTINKAYAMIISAESRRSLTTSTHTVDNQEKTLFSSGNNGAYNLCNIALFNSKGGSNSMNNFRTRKNTLYCDYCNFKGHTRETCYKLHGYPPDFKSKKKYNPAGNFAKDS, encoded by the exons ATGGCGGTAGAAGACAGTAGCTCTGGCTTGAATGCAGGCATTGGATTGGATACCAGCTCTGCACCAGCAGCTGATCGAGTCATTCCAACAGTGGATCAACATCATCCACTATTTCTACAACCTTGTGACACTCAAGGTAGCTCTTTAATCTCGATCAAACTCACTGGTCCCGAAAACTATGCTCTATGGAGCAGCTCTATGCAAATTAGTTTACTCGGAAAAAGTAAATTAGGATTTGTTGATGGTAGATATCCTAAGTCAAAATTTGATCCATCACTGCATGACTTATGGGAGAAATGCAATGCAATAGTACTCTCCTGGATAATGAATTAT ATAGCCAGTTTGTCTCAAGGAATCTCCTATGTGTCCAGCTATTTCTCAAAGTTGAAGGAGCTTTGGGCAGAATTTGATGCCTTAATGCCTTGTCCTAGGTGTGGTTGTGAGGAGTCGAAAAAATATGCTGAACACTTTGAATCTCATAGACTTTTGCAGTTTCTTATGGGACTAAATGAGTCATATGCCCAGTCCAGTAATCAGATTATGATAATGTCCCCCACTCCTACCATAAACAAAGCCTATGCTATGATTATCTCTGCGGAGAGTAGACGATCATTAACAACCTCTACACATACTGTTGACAATCAAGAGAAAACTTTGTTCAGTAGTGGCAACAATGGAGCTTACAACCTTTGCAACATAGCCTTGTTCAACAGTAAAGGAGGTTCTAACTCAATGAACAACTTTAGGACAAGAAAGAACACTTTGTACTGTGACTATTGTAATTTCAAAGGCCACACCAGAGAGACTTGCTACAAGCTACATGGTTATCCACCAGACTTCAAGTCAAAGAAGAAGTACAACCCTGCAGGGAACTTTGCAAAAGACAGTTAA